A region of Deltaproteobacteria bacterium DNA encodes the following proteins:
- a CDS encoding YkgJ family cysteine cluster protein, producing MDTPEKAANIEPVRLGPDSKFRFECHKGVKCFTKCCSGIRITLTPYDIIRLKKRLQLSSQEFLAIYTEPHLLEKTDLPIVTLKMVDGEKESCPFLREDGCILYEDRPTTCRYYPLGVATLSHKEGADEEGFYFFVNESHCLGFEEDRQWTVKEWRKDQGVDIHDEINRNWTDLVVRKRSFPPNIKLTDKAKEMFFMVSYNVDKFREFVFESTFLQRFEVDAQTLEKIRNDDIELLNFGINWLKDIFFKQSSPEEQARASAKKK from the coding sequence ATGGATACTCCGGAAAAAGCGGCCAACATCGAACCGGTTCGACTCGGCCCCGACAGCAAGTTTAGATTTGAGTGCCACAAAGGCGTGAAATGTTTTACCAAGTGCTGCAGCGGCATTCGCATCACCCTGACACCCTATGACATCATCCGGCTGAAGAAGAGACTGCAGCTTTCGTCGCAGGAGTTTCTGGCCATCTACACCGAGCCGCATCTTTTAGAAAAAACCGACCTGCCGATCGTAACGCTGAAAATGGTGGACGGTGAAAAGGAATCCTGTCCTTTTTTGAGGGAGGACGGCTGCATTCTGTACGAGGACCGACCGACAACCTGCCGCTATTACCCTTTGGGGGTGGCCACGCTGAGTCATAAAGAGGGCGCGGATGAGGAGGGGTTTTACTTTTTCGTCAACGAGTCCCACTGTCTCGGTTTTGAAGAGGACCGGCAATGGACGGTCAAGGAATGGCGAAAGGACCAGGGCGTGGACATCCACGACGAGATCAACCGCAACTGGACCGACTTAGTGGTCAGAAAGCGTTCGTTCCCGCCCAACATCAAGCTGACAGACAAGGCCAAAGAGATGTTTTTCATGGTCAGCTACAACGTCGACAAGTTCCGGGAGTTTGTCTTTGAAAGCACCTTCCTTCAGCGTTTCGAGGTCGATGCGCAAACCCTGGAAAAGATCAGAAACGACGATATCGAGTTGCTCAACTTCGGGATCAACTGGCTCAAGGATATTTTTTTCAAACAATCGTCGCCGGAGGAGCAGGCCCGGGCGTCGGCAAAGAAGAAATGA
- the dapA gene encoding 4-hydroxy-tetrahydrodipicolinate synthase: protein MKPGCYTAIVTPFENNGSDVDFEGLAKLVDYQIQNGITGILAAGTTGESPTLVWKEHHLVTEKVLDQTRGKCLAIAGTGSNNTSECLAATEHAAKAGADAVLLVDPYYNGPSSLEIRREYVAPVAGAFPDLTVIPYVIPGRTGAQLFPEDLALLFREFGNVNTVKEATGNLDNMRRTRECCGEDYVILSGDDGITFDMMTDTAIAAAGVISVITNVAPKGVVDMVRLLMEGRVEAAGQLKEALDPLFGLVTVSTQETSPYGDVLCRARNPLAIKALMSILGMPSGGCRRPLGKMSRNGLNKVLEAARTVQARNPEILAPIAEFFKVDIEERLGNPDFAEGLCYDSY, encoded by the coding sequence ATGAAACCGGGATGTTATACCGCCATTGTCACGCCTTTCGAAAACAATGGCTCGGATGTCGACTTCGAGGGGCTGGCGAAGCTTGTGGACTATCAGATCCAAAACGGCATCACTGGCATTCTCGCCGCGGGTACAACCGGAGAAAGCCCCACCCTGGTGTGGAAAGAACACCACCTGGTAACCGAAAAAGTGCTCGATCAGACCCGGGGCAAGTGTCTGGCCATCGCCGGCACCGGCAGCAACAACACCAGCGAGTGCCTTGCGGCCACGGAACATGCCGCCAAAGCGGGGGCCGATGCGGTCCTTTTGGTGGACCCCTATTACAATGGGCCGAGTTCCCTGGAAATCCGCAGGGAATACGTGGCCCCAGTGGCCGGAGCGTTCCCGGACCTCACCGTTATCCCCTACGTCATCCCGGGGCGTACCGGCGCCCAGCTGTTTCCGGAGGACCTGGCCCTTTTATTCAGGGAGTTCGGCAACGTGAACACGGTGAAGGAAGCCACCGGCAACCTGGACAACATGAGGCGCACGAGGGAATGCTGCGGTGAGGACTACGTGATCCTGTCCGGCGACGACGGTATCACCTTCGACATGATGACCGATACAGCCATTGCGGCCGCCGGGGTGATTTCGGTGATCACCAACGTCGCCCCCAAAGGGGTGGTGGACATGGTGCGGCTGCTCATGGAGGGCAGGGTGGAAGCGGCCGGACAGCTGAAAGAGGCCCTGGATCCGCTTTTTGGCCTGGTGACGGTATCCACCCAGGAAACGAGCCCCTACGGTGACGTGCTCTGCCGGGCCCGGAACCCCCTGGCCATCAAAGCCCTGATGTCCATCCTGGGGATGCCGTCCGGAGGCTGCCGCCGGCCCCTGGGCAAAATGTCACGAAACGGACTGAACAAGGTGCTGGAGGCGGCCAGAACGGTTCAGGCGCGTAATCCGGAAATTTTAGCACCCATAGCCGAATTTTTTAAGGTCGACATAGAAGAGCGGCTCGGCAACCCCGATTTCGCGGAAGGGCTGTGCTACGATTCCTACTGA